In Clostridium cylindrosporum DSM 605, one DNA window encodes the following:
- the disA gene encoding DNA integrity scanning diadenylate cyclase DisA translates to MKDCREKNLLDLLSIMAPGTSLRDGLENVLKAKTGGLIVIGDEEEIMKITDGGFYINSEYSPAYLYELAKMDGAIVISTDMKRIIYANAQLLPDASINTRETGTRHRTAERVSKQTGGIVIAISQRRNLITVYRGNLKYILKDTNTVLNKANQAVQTLERYKVVLDEAITNISALEFEDLVTVYDVANTVQRYELVMRIVYEIERFICELGDEGRLVSMQLDDLIGNMEEEGELLIKDYTYEKKDYEEVLKSIKTLSAEDIVELNVICKLLGYSPDSMMETMISSKGYRLLNRIPRMPQSVIENLIKEFMYLKRIMRATIEQLDDVEGIGEARAKAIREGLRKIQEQVLIDRNI, encoded by the coding sequence ATGAAGGATTGTAGGGAAAAAAACCTTTTAGACCTTCTTAGTATAATGGCACCTGGAACATCACTAAGAGATGGACTTGAAAATGTGCTTAAAGCAAAAACAGGTGGACTTATAGTTATAGGTGATGAAGAAGAAATAATGAAAATAACCGATGGTGGTTTTTATATTAATAGTGAGTATAGTCCCGCATATCTTTATGAATTAGCTAAAATGGATGGTGCAATTGTTATTAGTACAGATATGAAGCGTATAATATATGCTAATGCACAATTGTTACCTGATGCCTCAATTAATACAAGGGAAACCGGTACTCGTCATAGAACAGCAGAAAGAGTAAGCAAACAAACAGGTGGAATAGTTATTGCAATATCTCAAAGAAGAAACTTAATAACTGTTTATCGTGGTAATTTAAAGTATATTTTAAAGGATACAAATACGGTACTAAACAAGGCTAATCAAGCGGTACAAACTCTTGAGAGATATAAGGTTGTTTTAGATGAGGCAATTACCAACATCTCTGCACTTGAGTTTGAGGATTTAGTTACAGTATATGATGTAGCAAATACTGTACAAAGATATGAACTTGTTATGAGAATAGTATATGAAATAGAAAGATTCATATGTGAACTTGGAGATGAGGGAAGACTAGTATCAATGCAGCTAGACGACCTTATAGGTAATATGGAAGAAGAGGGAGAACTACTTATTAAGGACTATACGTATGAGAAAAAGGACTATGAAGAAGTTTTAAAGAGTATAAAAACTCTTTCAGCAGAGGATATAGTAGAACTTAATGTTATATGTAAACTACTAGGATACTCACCTGATTCTATGATGGAAACTATGATTTCATCAAAGGGATATAGGCTTTTAAACAGAATCCCAAGAATGCCTCAAAGTGTTATCGAAAATCTAATTAAGGAATTTATGTACTTAAAGAGAATTATGAGAGCAACTATTGAACAATTAGATGATGTAGAGGGGATTGGAGAGGCAAGAGCAAAGGCTATTCGAGAGGGACTTAGAAAGATACAAGAACAGGTTCTTATAGATAGAAACATATAG